The nucleotide window actgcctgtctatgaaaagcgcttaataaataaacttaacttacttacttacttaactGGATGAAGACAAAAAGGAGTAAGAAGATGAAGAGTAGGAGGAAGAGTTTTTTGTGAAGCTGGGTTTTGTCTCtaaatgagtgaaaataaaagttttatttggACGGTTCCTTTTTACAATAAACCATTTGAATGGGATAAATTTAAATTTGAGtgggattttattttgaaagtcctTCCCAGGTGGAAGTAAATCAAATGAAGTTTGGATACACTTGAAGAACCTGCaacatccagcagggggcagcagaAACCAGAGCAGCACCACAGAGCTCAGAGTTTCAGTCCCTTCATCATTTATCAGAAAATCCTCTCATAAATGTCTGAACTCAGTGTAAAAGTGTTGACTCCTGCCTCACAATGAGGACATTGTTGGGTCTTCGGATCAGGGGTGACACGTCATGCTCAGTCTCAATGATTTGTCCGAGTGCTTCAGGAAAAGTTGAGTGTGTGTTGTTAAAAGCTGTCCTCCTGATGTCCCCCTGCAGGTCAGGCCAAAGACCCAGATCCCCGACAGCCTTCCCCACAGCCCCTGCCAGGAGCTGCAGCCTCTCAGCCTGCAGCGGGCCACCGCCGTAGTCAGCCCAAGAGCCAGGGCCCCACCCTGCCCACCGCCAACAGCACCTTCAGCCCCGACCACCAGCCCAACGGCCAGAGCGATGCCTCACCGCCCTCGGCCCCGTCGGGGGCCCCGACTCCAGCAGCCCCGTCCAGCACGCCTCTGCGGGGCCCGGCGTGGCCTACGCCATCATTGCTGCCTCCCCCGCCACCGGCAATGGGGTGTCTACTGTCAGCGAGGCTGTCAAGGTGCGAAACACGGACAGAAAccatgttaataataataataataaacatacaCATTGTACCTCCTGGGGAATGGTTTGGACAGCTTTGGACATGTTTCCAGCCTTTAAGTCAAACTTTCATATTGAGCCATTAGTTAGTTTTCTTTGGCGCCCCCTGGTGGCAGAGCCTGCTGGAACTCAGCTGTTTTTACTGTTCAtcaatgtgtttgtgtctgatTAAAGCTAAACTCAGACTTCACTGAAGCTGCTTTAAAGATTTTTAATCTGGTTAAATGAAACCGGAAGTCATCTACATGGGGCAGGtcaaagttcaattcaattcaattttatttatatagcgccaaatcacaacaaaagtcgcctcaaggcgctccataggtacagagaaaaacccaacaaacatgtgaccccctatgagcaagcactttggcgacagtgggaaggaaaaactcccttttaacaggaagaaacctccggcagaaccaggctcagggaggggcgggaccatctgctgtgaccggttagggtgagagaaggaaaacaggataaagacatgctgtggaagagagacagaggttaataacagatatgattcaatgcagagaggtctattaacacatactgagtgagaaaggtgactggaaaggaaaaactcaatgcatcatgggaatccccggcagcctacgtctattgcagcataactaagggaggattcagggtcacctggtccagccctaactatatgctttagcaaaaaggaaagttttaagcctaatcttgaaagtagagatagtgtctgtctcccgaatccaaactggaagttcaGTGGGTCACATCTCCTCTGACGTCAcctgtttgttttcaggtgatCATCATCCAGCCGCAGGCGCCCAGCAGCACCGAGGGGTCCCCGGGGATCCAGGCCGAGCCATCGTCACAGGAGGCCCCGCCCAACCCCAAATCCCCATCCACCCCTAAATCCACATCCCCGAAGAAAGACGAGGACCCCGAGGTGAGACGTTactcttcatcttcatcatcattacAGTCAGCAGTCAAATCCAACTGAGCTTCATCCTCACGttgtcttctctctctcacttttccAGAAAATCGCCTTCATGGTCGCCCTCGGCCTCGTCACCACCGAGCACCTGGAAGGTGAGTTTCCGGCTGCTCAGAAGTAACCAAGTACTTTTACTCGAGTACTAACCTGATCGACTTTATGTGTCAGCTGCTCCTCATTACAGTTTGATcaattcagagaaaacattgaTAAAAAGCTGAAGGTACACACTGTATGGGGCACACCTGTGGACTGTCAGCAGATGAAACAGcagtttttaaagtgtttgtgtttctgtgaacAGAAATCCAGATGAAGAGGCAGGAAAGGAAGAGGAGAAGCACAGCCAACCCGGCTTACAGCGGCCTGTTCGAGCCAGAGGTAAGAGAGCCGCAAACCGCTGCGATCGCCTTTAATCTAGATTAAATGAGGAATGTGAGTACTGCTTGTGTTCGTGCGCTCACTCTGTCCCTCGTGTCCCTGCAGCGTAAACGCCTGGCGTCACATTACCTGAACAGCTCACTCTTCCTGTCAGCACGAGGTAAGGAACAGCTCACCATCCTCTGCCTGCATCAGCGTGTTTACACAGCTCACAATCAAACACTTTAACTCCACCTTCTCACAGTTTTAAAGTCAGTTTCATCTCTCATTACCCAGCagcaaaaacagtgaaacatgACCTTTAACCTCATGGACTATTTCACTGATCCTGAACTGAACTGTTCAAATTTGATTGTGAATGTGCCAATTTCACCTTCATGTCCTCACGATTCATGGTTGAGACATCACTGGACTCCCCAgggtgacctctgacctgccAGCAGGAAGTAGCACCTGCTGATGCTCATTCACTCATCCCTTCATTCACTCATTCAGTCAGCTCATTGATTGCAGTGATCTGATTAGCTGATCTTGACTCGGTTACTAACCTACCTGAGATGTTTTAACTGAATGGCCTGCACGGCTTCTCCTCTAACCTGCCACTAAcctttgctctgcttcaatCCACATGCTAGACTCTGAGGATTTCTGCTGGAAGGTAGGTCATGTGACTCATGATGTCATACCCATGTTTCGGGTCTTCTGTTTTCAGATGTGCATTAAAGTTCTTCATTTAAATGAGCAGCCCGTCTCTCTTTTCAGTGTCACTGACACTGTGAGATCATAGGTTAGCAATGTGTCAATCACAGGTAGCCCCACCCTAAACTGTCCCCTGCTTCCTGCTCCTCTAATGGGACGTCATTTCCAAAATGAGCTAcatgttttattgtaaaagtatCAGATGGAGTTCACTGAGCTCAGAGGTCAACTGGCTGGAgtctccccctgctggctgTTAGGGAGAATGCAGACCCTGGTGGATGAGACTGGTACTGATGGATGCTTTTCGTGCTCTGACAGCAGGACTTGGAGCATGACGACCACTGTGCCGTATGTAAGGAGGACGGCGAGCTGCAGCAATGCCACAATTGCCCTCGAGCTTTTCACCCCACCTGCCTCCACCCACCACTCAAAACTCCACCCAGAGGCCCCTGGTACTGCCCCAAGTGCCAGAAGAAGGTACGACCTTCCCGTCCTCACAGGTTCAAAGGTTTTTAGTTTTCGGTTTCAGCATGTGTGTCTAACAGCATCGATCTGTTTTCACTGTCCAGGTCCTGAATAAGGAGAACATGTCATGGCCACAGAACTTCGTTCAGTCCTACGTTACACACAAGACGGGTAAGACACGCGGCGAGCGGCCATGTTtgactgctgctgtttgtttgcgTGCTGACGTgatacatgtttgtgtgtgagcagTGAGGCAGGAGGAGAAGCGACGGCTGCTGAGGAGGAACAACGAGCTGAAGAAAGAGTGTgctcacctggaggaacaagACAAGAAGCTCAACAAGACACTCAAAGTAAGAACACACAGATTTCACCGACACACTGTGGTCACAGGTCTGGGTCCAACTTTTCCTGCGCTTTTGATCCTTCATAACTTCATAGGTGCAGCAGCAGTCTTCACATTATGAGTCTTGCAGTGGGTTTAAAACTGATATGGTTGCAATTTCTAAAAGAGTTTAAATGTGAAACTTTCATGTGGATATGGATGCTGTAGTTTGggaaaaataacacaaattaacttaataaaaaaacatattatatatagttcaattttatttgcatAGTATTAATTCACAATAACAGCCACCTCATGGTGTTTTATACTGGAGTGACTTTACAATAATAGATTATGAAGATTTATGAATagaatgaagaagaaacactcagtgcatcatgggaatcccccagcagcctatacctattgcagcatagctaaaggaggattcagggtcacctgatccaggcctaactatatgctttaacaaaaaggaaagtttgaagcctaatcttaaaagtagagatagacACTATCTCtagaatccaaactggaagttggttccacagaggagttgcctgaaaactgaaggctgtGCCTCCCATTCTGCTTTAAGGAACACTAGTACTTCTAGGAACAAGAAGTAAGTCTTAAGGACCTGTATATAGTCCAGAGGATGTGGACATTTCCTGTTTAGACAGCTTGATTGATTCTAATTTAGATTTCTGTTTTAACTGATAAAGAAAACACTCCTGCCACAGATGGTTTCTCAGGACTGGAGGTGATGGCAGTTTGAAGTGTTTCCCTTTTTAGAGTTTAGTTACTAAAAGCTTCACCTGCACTGGCCAGCTCACCATCATTAGCAGCACTAAATCAGAAAGGTGACTCATTACATGTTTATTAGTGCACTGCATGGAAACACCACCAGAGGGCAGTATGCATTAGTAAACAGCTGAGCTCAGCgagctgtgaaacagaaaaaggCATCCTAAACAGAGTGTAAGGGtccgtgttttggggtttagtGCTGCTGATGAAGGCGAGGCAGCTAGCTAAAAAACGAAGCACTGTAAACTGCTATCACCTTCAGCTGGATGGAAGAAGGGTTCAACTGTGTTTAGCACGCCTCTTTTCTGTTTCATAGCTCATTGACCTCAGCTGTTAACACTACATACTGCCTTCTGGTGGCATTTTAAAGCATTGTACTAATACGGCCTCTCAGTAGCCATCCCTGGTAGAACCCACGTTCCATCCAGATGGGACTGAACACCTGGTTATACCTGATTTTAACACCTGATCTGTAGCACGTAATATGTGTCTCCAGATGAGTGATGAGGATGCAGCTCACATGCTAATGCTGGGTGTGCCGGTGTACCTGTTGTGCCTGACAGGAAGTTGctcttctgtttcctgttgCTGCAGCAATGCATGGACCTGCGGGAGCGCCTGCTGGGGCAGCAGAGAGACACTCAGGCGTCGCTCGACCGCCTCAAAACTCTCATCAGGTTGATCCAACGCGACCAGCTCATCCAGGTCACCATGACGACCACCGCCACCATCGCCACGTCGCTGCTCTCACAGTCCTGGATCAAATCCACCAGCACCGCCGCCGCCGCCACCCCCCGGGCCCCTCGGCCATGCCCCTGCAGACAAGCCACAGCCAGGACGACGTCAACATCTAGCCCCGCCCACCAGagctctgagattttccacagagGGCAGCGGTGATGATTTCTTTAGTCAGAAAATATTGATGAAGAGCCTCTATCCTCCACACGAttcaagtattttttaaaacccAACACCTACAGTGCTTAcgagatttctttttttaagttcttTTCTATTTATTAACATTCTTGGCCTTAATGTATTTATTACAAAAAGTTCGATTACAGCGTGGCGGCGGGAACGCGCGGCCCAGAAGATATTTCCCTTTTTTGAAACACAGGTCTGATTCCTGTCCTGCgtatagagagagagaacagTAGAGTTAGAGTAGATCCAGGATGGATGGAAGTGGACGGACTGTACATTGATATATCCGAGTAGATGTTTGTTCTCATTCTCCTATGAACAATGTTTTTGCCATAATGATTCAGGAAAATGTTTTCATCGTGTATGTGAACGCATACGAGCCTTCAAACAAAAGCAGAGAAtaacttttttcagtattaatagagttaaagtcaaagaaaaaaagtatttaagaTTAAACTACAGAAATTAGCATTTCTAGTGGAGATTTTAGTATTTTCATGCTGATGCCTGTTGAAAAATGTAAGTTTGGAGTATTCAAGGGGATCACTGTACATatgttgtattattattattatcattattattattattattattatcaccaTCATGATCATCGCAGGGTTTTTCTTTTTCGGTTTTCAAACTTTACCGAAGACACACGTCTGAACGAGACGAGTTCCTGCTCGTTTAAAActtccacttcctgtttgacagCAGAGCCAGAGAAACATGCCAGAcatattttcattaaaattcaTTTCCTATTTAAATTAATAGTAAATAGCGATGCATCTAGATTGTAAAAATAACTGCAGAGCTTCACATTCTCTTTAAGGTTTAGTcgaagaaaagcagaaaacaaatcATCCAAACTCTAATTTTTGCTCTTGAAAAACTAAGACTGCACTTAAAAAGTCAAAACTGCTCTGAAGCCCTAAATGATATGAATTATTAGAAAACCATTTATAAAAACTGCTGAGCCCGACATTAAACTGGATTTAATTGGTTCAAACACCATGATGGTCAGATACCATGAGCGCTGGTAGTAGGACCACAAACGTTTGAGCTCCAGTGAACCAACACACACCTTACGTGAGGTTCACACACAGGCCCAGCCTAAGTTTGTCTGCTGCTCACCGTGCAGTCAGTGCACGCTCTGCTGGACAGGCTGGGTCACTCCTCATTCATCCTCAGCACAGTATCTGCATCATGCTCAGTCTGAAAAACCCAAAATGTTTCAGTAGCAGATACGTGTATGCTGAAACAGACAGAAGGAGAAGCTGCTTCCACATTAACGAGGGGTCTCTACAACACGTTTAATCTGGAGAGTTTTACTCCTGATGTGACCTCAAACTGATTTTTGTCTCATTTCAACATCACCCATCAAAATACTGAGTTAAGTCCTGTTAGACCACAGAAGCAACACAcatttatggcttta belongs to Oreochromis niloticus isolate F11D_XX linkage group LG17, O_niloticus_UMD_NMBU, whole genome shotgun sequence and includes:
- the phf21b gene encoding LOW QUALITY PROTEIN: PHD finger protein 21B (The sequence of the model RefSeq protein was modified relative to this genomic sequence to represent the inferred CDS: inserted 1 base in 1 codon; deleted 2 bases in 1 codon) → MFVRGGVRAGGGQVDERRSRRRLRTLTLLQQAGNKMAAGSKDGYRKLGIVQRPRNPKRPHHTCCSRRWFENQTLCKGLNELQNGQKLAVRSCPVGTTKPLSLIKPPSQGIAISVVPAKAPVSMVTAHINGQKAVASSEPLQTSPINLQTGGRAVAAGVHPFSSSRRAGELPPSQMLGTLTAVPIKVPQVSSLHRLAGQAATVLPQVRPKTQIPDSLPHSPCQELQPLSLQRATAVVSXKSQGPTLPTANSTQPRPPAQRPERCLTALGPVGGPDSSSPVQHASAGPGVAYAIIAASPATGNGVSTVSEAVKVIIIQPQAPSSTEGSPGIQAEPSSQEAPPNPKSPSTPKSTSPKKDEDPEKIAFMVALGLVTTEHLEEIQMKRQERKRRSTANPAYSGLFEPERKRLASHYLNSSLFLSARDSEDFCWKQDLEHDDHCAVCKEDGELQQCHNCPRAFHPTCLHPPLKTPPRGPWYCPKCQKKVLNKENMSWPQNFVQSYVTHKTVRQEEKRRLLRRNNELKKECAHLEEQDKKLNKTLKQCMDLRERLLGQQRDTQASLDRLKTLIRLIQRDQLIQVTMTTTATIATSLLSQSWIKSTSTAAAATPRAPRPCPCRQATARTTSTSSPAHQSSEIFHRGQR